From Microcystis aeruginosa NIES-2549, a single genomic window includes:
- the tuf gene encoding elongation factor Tu has translation MARAKFERTKPHVNIGTIGHVDHGKTTLTAAITMTLAALGNAQAKKYDEIDAAPEEKARGITINTAHVEYETADRHYAHVDCPGHADYVKNMITGAAQMDGGILVVSAADGPMPQTREHILLARQVGVPNLVVFLNKKDMVDDEELLELVELEVRELLTSYDFAGDDIPIIAGSAKEALDYMAKNPKAQKGDNEWVDAIYELMDAVDSYIPTPERDIDKPFLMAVEDVFSITGRGTVATGRIERGIVKVGDNVELVGIRETRPTTVTGIEMFKKSLDQGMAGDNAGILLRGIQKTDIERGMVIAKPNTIKPHTQFEGEVYVLTAGEGGRHTPFFKNYRPQFYVRTTDVTGTIKDYTADDGSTVEMVMPGDRIKMTVELINPIAIEQGMRFAIREGGRTIGSGVISKIIK, from the coding sequence ATGGCACGCGCTAAATTTGAACGGACGAAACCCCACGTTAACATCGGTACGATCGGTCACGTTGACCACGGCAAAACTACCCTCACCGCCGCTATCACTATGACCCTAGCGGCTCTGGGTAATGCCCAAGCTAAAAAATACGATGAAATCGATGCCGCTCCCGAAGAAAAGGCTCGCGGGATCACCATCAACACCGCTCACGTTGAGTACGAAACTGCTGATCGCCACTATGCACACGTGGACTGCCCCGGCCACGCGGACTATGTAAAAAACATGATCACCGGTGCGGCACAGATGGACGGTGGTATTCTCGTGGTCTCGGCTGCCGATGGCCCGATGCCCCAAACCAGGGAACATATCCTGCTGGCTCGTCAGGTGGGTGTACCTAACCTGGTGGTCTTCCTCAACAAAAAAGATATGGTGGACGATGAGGAGTTACTGGAACTCGTAGAACTGGAAGTGCGCGAACTTCTCACCAGTTACGACTTTGCTGGCGACGATATCCCCATTATTGCCGGTTCTGCGAAAGAAGCCCTCGACTACATGGCCAAAAATCCCAAGGCCCAAAAAGGCGATAACGAGTGGGTGGACGCAATTTATGAATTAATGGACGCGGTGGATAGCTATATCCCCACCCCCGAACGGGATATCGATAAACCCTTCCTGATGGCGGTAGAAGACGTATTCTCGATTACCGGTCGGGGGACGGTGGCTACCGGTCGGATCGAACGCGGTATTGTGAAAGTGGGTGATAACGTGGAATTGGTCGGGATCAGAGAAACTCGCCCCACCACCGTCACCGGGATCGAAATGTTCAAGAAAAGTCTTGACCAAGGGATGGCCGGTGACAACGCTGGTATCCTCCTGCGTGGTATCCAAAAAACCGACATCGAGCGCGGCATGGTGATCGCTAAACCGAATACAATCAAACCCCACACCCAGTTTGAAGGTGAGGTGTATGTGTTAACTGCAGGAGAAGGTGGTCGTCACACTCCTTTCTTTAAAAACTATCGTCCTCAGTTTTATGTACGCACAACCGACGTAACTGGCACTATCAAAGACTACACCGCCGATGATGGCAGCACTGTAGAAATGGTCATGCCGGGAGACCGGATCAAAATGACCGTGGAACTGATCAACCCGATCGCTATTGAACAGGGTATGCGCTTCGCTATTCGCGAGGGTGGTCGCACCATCGGTTCTGGCGTTATCTCGAAAATTATCAAGTAG
- the rpsJ gene encoding 30S ribosomal protein S10, whose product MATLQQQKIRIRLKAFDRRLLDTSCEKIVDTANRTNATAIGPIPLPTKRKIYCVLRSPHVDKDSREHFETRTHRRIIDIYQPSSKTIDALMKLDLPAGVDIEVKL is encoded by the coding sequence ATGGCTACGTTACAACAACAGAAAATTCGCATTCGTTTGAAAGCTTTTGACCGCCGCCTACTCGATACTTCCTGTGAGAAGATTGTCGATACTGCCAATAGAACTAACGCCACAGCGATCGGACCGATTCCCCTACCGACCAAAAGAAAGATTTATTGTGTCCTGCGTTCCCCTCACGTTGACAAGGACTCCCGTGAACATTTTGAAACCCGCACCCATCGCCGCATTATTGATATTTACCAACCTTCTTCTAAGACAATCGATGCTTTGATGAAATTGGATTTACCCGCAGGGGTTGATATTGAAGTTAAGTTGTAA
- the glyQ gene encoding glycine--tRNA ligase subunit alpha — MSLTFQAVIAKLNEFWAARGCLVAQPYDTEKGAGTMSPHTFLRAIGPEPWAVAYVEPCRRPTDGRYGENPNRFQHYYQYQVLIKPSPDNIQEIYLDSLRVLGINPEDHDIRFVEDNWESPTLGAWGVGWEVWLDGMEITQFTYFQQCGGIDCRPVAIEITYGLERLAMYLQDVEAINKIQWNENILYGDIFLQNEIEQCTYNFEASNPELLFSLFSLYEQEAKQLIERSLVIPSLDYVLKCSHTFNLLDARGVIAVAERTRYIGRIRHLARQVAQLYLQQREALGFPLQTV, encoded by the coding sequence ATGTCTTTAACTTTCCAAGCTGTTATCGCTAAATTAAATGAATTTTGGGCTGCTCGCGGTTGTTTAGTGGCTCAACCCTATGATACCGAAAAAGGTGCGGGAACCATGAGTCCCCACACTTTTTTAAGGGCAATTGGTCCGGAACCTTGGGCCGTTGCCTATGTGGAACCCTGTCGTCGTCCTACGGATGGCCGTTATGGCGAAAATCCCAATCGTTTTCAGCATTACTATCAATATCAAGTCCTAATTAAACCCTCTCCCGATAATATTCAGGAAATCTATTTAGACTCCCTGCGGGTGTTAGGAATTAACCCAGAAGATCATGATATTCGCTTCGTGGAAGATAACTGGGAATCTCCCACCCTCGGTGCTTGGGGTGTGGGTTGGGAAGTGTGGTTAGATGGGATGGAAATCACCCAATTTACCTACTTTCAACAGTGTGGGGGTATCGATTGTCGTCCCGTGGCGATCGAAATTACCTACGGTTTAGAAAGATTAGCCATGTATCTGCAAGATGTGGAGGCAATTAATAAAATTCAATGGAATGAAAATATCCTCTACGGTGATATTTTTCTACAAAATGAAATCGAACAATGTACCTACAATTTTGAGGCTTCTAATCCTGAGTTATTATTTAGTTTATTCAGTTTATACGAACAGGAAGCTAAACAACTCATCGAGCGTTCTCTGGTGATTCCCAGTCTAGATTATGTTCTCAAATGTTCCCATACTTTTAATTTACTCGATGCTAGAGGTGTGATTGCTGTAGCTGAAAGAACCCGTTATATCGGCAGAATTCGCCATTTAGCCCGACAGGTTGCTCAATTGTATTTACAGCAACGAGAAGCTTTAGGTTTTCCCCTACAAACGGTTTAG